GGTCGAGTTCTCGAAAAAATACGACGTCCCGGTGATGGTCAGGTCTTCGTTTACCGAAGCCGACGGGACGCTTGTCTGCAAGGAGGACGAGGAGATGGAAAAGGTGGTGGTTTCCGGCGTTACCTACAATAAGGACGAGGCCAAGATATCGGTGGTGAGGGTGCCGGACAGGCCCGGCATAGCGGCAAAGCTCTTCCGCCCGCTCACCGAGGCCGGCATAAACGTGGACATGATAGTACAGAACATAAGCCACGACGCGCATACCGACCTGACCTTCACCGTCTCGAAGGGCGACTACGAGAAGGCGTTAAAACTCGTTAAAGCAACGGCCGGGGAGATAGAGGCCCGTGAGGTCGTAAGCGACCC
The genomic region above belongs to Thermodesulfobacteriota bacterium and contains:
- a CDS encoding ACT domain-containing protein — its product is VEFSKKYDVPVMVRSSFTEADGTLVCKEDEEMEKVVVSGVTYNKDEAKISVVRVPDRPGIAAKLFRPLTEAGINVDMIVQNISHDAHTDLTFTVSKGDYEKALKLVKATAGEIEAREVVSDPDIAKISIVGAGMRSHAGVASLMFETLAREGVNIQMISTSEIKISCVVEAKRAELAVRVLHDAFELGKEEVTEEK